Part of the Streptomyces sp. NBC_01460 genome, TGCCGTGATCAACGACGGTCCGATCGACCGGACACGTGGACGGTCGGACCGACAGGACACCTAGGGGGCGCCCGGCCCCGCGCGTCCCCCTCAGCCGGACAGACCGGCCCGGGCGATGCCCAGCGCGCGGGCGATCGCGCCCGGCAGCGAGTCCGGGCGTGGGTCCGCGCCCCAGGCCCACTGCTCGACGGCGATGCGCAGCGCACCGTTGAACAGGGTCGCCTGCACCCGCGGTTCGAGGGCGTCCGGCGCCTGCCCCGTGCGCTCGGCGATGACCTCGGCGAAGACCCGCTCGGCGTCGTGGTGGACCTGGAGCCAGACGGCCCGCAGCCCGGGCTCGGTGCGGGTGAGCAGGACCAGGTCGCGCAGGGCTTCGGCGTCGGTGGAGGCGGAGGCCGTGAGTGCGGACGGGCCGCCGGAGACGGCCTCGGCCAGCGGCCGGTCGCGCGGCCACGACCTCATGAGCACGGTGACGGAGTCGAGGGCGTAGGTCAGCAGCGGGCTGACGCACAGCTCCTTCGACGAGGTGTAGCGCCACAGGGTCCGCTGCGAGATGCCCGCCGCCGCGGCGATGTCGTCGGCGGTCGTCGCGGCCACGCCGCGGTCGGCGAAGAGCCGTACGGCTTCGCGGGCGATCTCCAGCCGGGTGGCGGCCTTGCGGCGTTCGGTCAGCGGAGGGCGGCCCAGGCGCGCTCCGTCCTCCGTCGCCGATCCGGCGGTGGCGCGAGGACGTCCCTTCGTCCCGCCGGCGTGTGCGGTTCCCACGGCGTTCGGCCACCTTTCTTCCCGGCTGCGCCCATCGTAGCGATGTTCTTTCTGGCGCGATCCGACATCATGGCACGGCCCGCCAATAACGTAACGTGACGGCGGAATCGCCGATCTCAAGGAGCGTCTCGTGAGCGTCACCACCAGCGGCCCCGGCCGCAGCGTCATCGTCACCGGAGCCGGATCGGGCATCGGCCGGGCCGTCGCCCTGCGGTTCGCGGCGGAGGGCGCGCGCGTCGTGATAGCCGACGTCGATCCCGCGTCGGCCGGGAAGGTCGCCGGGGAGGTGGCGCAGGCCGGGGGCACGGCGGTCACCGTGATCGGGGACCTGCGGGACCAGGCCGTGGTCGACCGGGTCGCGGCAACGGCGGCGGCGGAGTTCGGCGGGATAGACGTCCTGGTCAACAACGCCGGGGTCATGGACAGCATGTCGGCGGCCGCCGACACCGGTGACGACGAGTGGGAGCGCGTCATCGGCATCAACCTCACGGCCCCGTTCCGTCTCACCCGGGCCGTGCTCCCGCACATGCTGGCCGTGAGCAGGGGCGCCATCGTGTTCACCGCCTCCGAGGCCTCCCTGCGGGGCAGCGCGGCGGGTGCGGCCTACACCGCCTCCAAGCACGGCATCGCCGGTCTGACCAAGTCCCTGGCGGTCATGTACCGCGACAAGGGGATCCGCACCAACGCCATCGCCCCGGGCGGCACCCTCACCAACATCAGGGTCGACGCGGACCGGGGCGCCCACGGGCCCGCAGCCCTCGCCCCCTACATGGGCAACGTCGGCACCCCCGCGCAGGCGGACGAGCAGGCGGCGGCCATCGTCTTCCTGGCATCCGACGCGGCGAGCAACATCAACGGGGCGATCCTGCCTGTCGACAACGGCTGGTCCGCGGTCTGAGGCCCCGTCCGTGCGGGCTGTCGCCGACGGCCCACTCGGACGCGCATGCGGCCCGACCGTTCGCTCCACCGCTTCCGGCCATCTCCGCCGGCGCCCTTTCCAGCGCGGAGAGCGGCGGGAGCCGCCGCCGCGGACGGA contains:
- a CDS encoding acyl-CoA-like ligand-binding transcription factor encodes the protein MGTAHAGGTKGRPRATAGSATEDGARLGRPPLTERRKAATRLEIAREAVRLFADRGVAATTADDIAAAAGISQRTLWRYTSSKELCVSPLLTYALDSVTVLMRSWPRDRPLAEAVSGGPSALTASASTDAEALRDLVLLTRTEPGLRAVWLQVHHDAERVFAEVIAERTGQAPDALEPRVQATLFNGALRIAVEQWAWGADPRPDSLPGAIARALGIARAGLSG
- a CDS encoding SDR family NAD(P)-dependent oxidoreductase encodes the protein MSVTTSGPGRSVIVTGAGSGIGRAVALRFAAEGARVVIADVDPASAGKVAGEVAQAGGTAVTVIGDLRDQAVVDRVAATAAAEFGGIDVLVNNAGVMDSMSAAADTGDDEWERVIGINLTAPFRLTRAVLPHMLAVSRGAIVFTASEASLRGSAAGAAYTASKHGIAGLTKSLAVMYRDKGIRTNAIAPGGTLTNIRVDADRGAHGPAALAPYMGNVGTPAQADEQAAAIVFLASDAASNINGAILPVDNGWSAV